From one Delphinus delphis chromosome 21, mDelDel1.2, whole genome shotgun sequence genomic stretch:
- the LOC132417725 gene encoding sperm-associated antigen 11A-like — protein MLTVLQGDIPPAIRNVICLMQHGTCRLFFCYAGEKKAEICSDPWNRCCIPHTEEETINK, from the exons ATGTTGACGGTGCTTCAAG GGGACATTCCACCTGCAATTAGAAATGTTATCTGTCTTATGCAACATGGAACCTGCAGACTTTTTTTCTGCTATGCTGGTGAGAAAAAAGCTGAAATCTGCTCTGATCCCTGGAATAGGTGCTGCATACCacatacagaggaagaaacaataaataaataa